One Equus caballus isolate H_3958 breed thoroughbred chromosome 17, TB-T2T, whole genome shotgun sequence DNA window includes the following coding sequences:
- the C17H13orf46 gene encoding uncharacterized protein C13orf46 homolog isoform X1 codes for MEKDATAAHRRHRPGPGAPPSGAKASEAAELQRSRSVGGLLQKGDPPSCIKKLCRESGGNTAGAPCPCSDPTGPESEDQGKDLKCDPEEVTSHADLKEHKWEESQHILGKADRESGTAEPEEQDPESPQLEDLLEEEDKPGSSSGLGKQCLGGQPFLAGRHPVWPSCAEPACDSAPSTRPPLPAQLPSSPMSGPVSGGPGGDGPGPRAHYPRKSPLAQLVHARQPCLFGFHSQKPSVFVEIDLGDHAEEVATCATREEKRSQMDVGDLSEDETRTSWVCCIPYSTRKKVKQSV; via the exons ATGGAGAAGGATGCCACAGCCGCTCACCGCAGGCACCGGCCAGGCCCCGGGGCACCTCCCTCCGGGGCAAAGGCCAGTGAGGCAGCCGAGCTCCAAAGGAGCAGGAGCGTGGGTGGCCTGCTCCAGAAGGGGGACCCCCCGAGCTGCATCAAGAAGCTGTGCCGGGAGTCAGGTGGGAACACTGCGGGCGCCCCCTGCCCCTGCTCAGACCCCACAGGACCAG AGTCTGAAGACCAGGGAAAGGACCTCAAATGTGACCCTGAGGAGGTCACCAG TCACGCAGACCTGAAGGAGCACAAGTGGGAGGAGAGTCAGCACATCCTCGGGAAGGCAGACCGTGAGAGTGGAACCGCGGAGCCGGAG GAACAGGACCCCGAGTCCCCACAGCTGGAGGACCTTCTGGAAGAGGAG GACAAGCCAGGCTCCAGTAGCGGCCTGGGGAAGCAGTGCCTGGGCGGCCAGCCTTTCCTGGCAGGACGGCATCCTGTGTGGCCCAGCTGCGCAG AGCCAGCCTGTGACAGCGCACCATCCACACGGCCACCTCTCCCCGCCCAGCTTCCCAGCAGCCCCATGAGCGGGCCAGTGTCTGGTGGTCCGGGTGGTGATGGCCCAGGGCCAAGAGCCCACTATCCCAGGAAGTCTCCCCTGGCCCAGCTCGTCCATGCCCGTCAGCCATGCCTCTTTGGTTTCCATTCACAGAAGCCATCTGTGTTTGTGGAGATTGATCTGGGAGACCATGCCGAGGAG GTGGCCACGTGTGCCACGAGAGAAGAGAAGCGGTCCCAGATGGACGTGGGGGATTTGTCAGAAGATGA GACCAGGACCAGCTGGGTGTGCTGTATCCCCTACTCCACCAGGAAGAAGGTGAAGCAGAGCGTGTAG
- the C17H13orf46 gene encoding uncharacterized protein C13orf46 homolog isoform X5 — protein sequence MEKDATAAHRRHRPGPGAPPSGAKASEAAELQRSRSVGGLLQKGDPPSCIKKLCRESESEDQGKDLKCDPEEVTSHADLKEHKWEESQHILGKADRESGTAEPEEQDPESPQLEDLLEEEKPSVFVEIDLGDHAEEVATCATREEKRSQMDVGDLSEDETRTSWVCCIPYSTRKKVKQSV from the exons ATGGAGAAGGATGCCACAGCCGCTCACCGCAGGCACCGGCCAGGCCCCGGGGCACCTCCCTCCGGGGCAAAGGCCAGTGAGGCAGCCGAGCTCCAAAGGAGCAGGAGCGTGGGTGGCCTGCTCCAGAAGGGGGACCCCCCGAGCTGCATCAAGAAGCTGTGCCGGGAGTCAG AGTCTGAAGACCAGGGAAAGGACCTCAAATGTGACCCTGAGGAGGTCACCAG TCACGCAGACCTGAAGGAGCACAAGTGGGAGGAGAGTCAGCACATCCTCGGGAAGGCAGACCGTGAGAGTGGAACCGCGGAGCCGGAG GAACAGGACCCCGAGTCCCCACAGCTGGAGGACCTTCTGGAAGAGGAG AAGCCATCTGTGTTTGTGGAGATTGATCTGGGAGACCATGCCGAGGAG GTGGCCACGTGTGCCACGAGAGAAGAGAAGCGGTCCCAGATGGACGTGGGGGATTTGTCAGAAGATGA GACCAGGACCAGCTGGGTGTGCTGTATCCCCTACTCCACCAGGAAGAAGGTGAAGCAGAGCGTGTAG
- the C17H13orf46 gene encoding uncharacterized protein C13orf46 homolog isoform X3, producing MEKDATAAHRRHRPGPGAPPSGAKASEAAELQRSRSVGGLLQKGDPPSCIKKLCRESGGNTAGAPCPCSDPTGPESEDQGKDLKCDPEEVTSHADLKEHKWEESQHILGKADRESGTAEPEEQDPESPQLEDLLEEEKPSVFVEIDLGDHAEEVATCATREEKRSQMDVGDLSEDETRTSWVCCIPYSTRKKVKQSV from the exons ATGGAGAAGGATGCCACAGCCGCTCACCGCAGGCACCGGCCAGGCCCCGGGGCACCTCCCTCCGGGGCAAAGGCCAGTGAGGCAGCCGAGCTCCAAAGGAGCAGGAGCGTGGGTGGCCTGCTCCAGAAGGGGGACCCCCCGAGCTGCATCAAGAAGCTGTGCCGGGAGTCAGGTGGGAACACTGCGGGCGCCCCCTGCCCCTGCTCAGACCCCACAGGACCAG AGTCTGAAGACCAGGGAAAGGACCTCAAATGTGACCCTGAGGAGGTCACCAG TCACGCAGACCTGAAGGAGCACAAGTGGGAGGAGAGTCAGCACATCCTCGGGAAGGCAGACCGTGAGAGTGGAACCGCGGAGCCGGAG GAACAGGACCCCGAGTCCCCACAGCTGGAGGACCTTCTGGAAGAGGAG AAGCCATCTGTGTTTGTGGAGATTGATCTGGGAGACCATGCCGAGGAG GTGGCCACGTGTGCCACGAGAGAAGAGAAGCGGTCCCAGATGGACGTGGGGGATTTGTCAGAAGATGA GACCAGGACCAGCTGGGTGTGCTGTATCCCCTACTCCACCAGGAAGAAGGTGAAGCAGAGCGTGTAG
- the C17H13orf46 gene encoding uncharacterized protein C13orf46 homolog isoform X4 produces the protein MEKDATAAHRRHRPGPGAPPSGAKASEAAELQRSRSVGGLLQKGDPPSCIKKLCRESGGNTAGAPCPCSDPTGPESEDQGKDLKCDPEEVTSHADLKEHKWEESQHILGKADRESGTAEPEEQDPESPQLEDLLEEEVATCATREEKRSQMDVGDLSEDETRTSWVCCIPYSTRKKVKQSV, from the exons ATGGAGAAGGATGCCACAGCCGCTCACCGCAGGCACCGGCCAGGCCCCGGGGCACCTCCCTCCGGGGCAAAGGCCAGTGAGGCAGCCGAGCTCCAAAGGAGCAGGAGCGTGGGTGGCCTGCTCCAGAAGGGGGACCCCCCGAGCTGCATCAAGAAGCTGTGCCGGGAGTCAGGTGGGAACACTGCGGGCGCCCCCTGCCCCTGCTCAGACCCCACAGGACCAG AGTCTGAAGACCAGGGAAAGGACCTCAAATGTGACCCTGAGGAGGTCACCAG TCACGCAGACCTGAAGGAGCACAAGTGGGAGGAGAGTCAGCACATCCTCGGGAAGGCAGACCGTGAGAGTGGAACCGCGGAGCCGGAG GAACAGGACCCCGAGTCCCCACAGCTGGAGGACCTTCTGGAAGAGGAG GTGGCCACGTGTGCCACGAGAGAAGAGAAGCGGTCCCAGATGGACGTGGGGGATTTGTCAGAAGATGA GACCAGGACCAGCTGGGTGTGCTGTATCCCCTACTCCACCAGGAAGAAGGTGAAGCAGAGCGTGTAG
- the RASA3 gene encoding ras GTPase-activating protein 3 isoform X3, producing MKLAGMQYLHVTLKPTIEEICQSHKPCEIDPVKLKDGESLESNMETLRQYVDRVFNVITKSGVSCPTVMCDIFFSLREAAAKRFQDDLDVRYTAVSSFIFLRFFAPAILSPNLFQLTPHHTDPQTSRTLTLISKTIQTLGSLSKSKSASFKESYMATFYEFFNEQKYADAVKNFLDLISSSGRRDPKSVEQPLLLKEGFMIKRAQGRKRFGMKNFKKRWFRLTNHEFTYQRNKGDPPLCSIPIENILAVEPLEEESFKMKNMFQVIQPERALYIQANNCVEAKAWIDVLTKVSQCNQKRLTVYHPSAYLNGHWLCCRASSDTATGCSPCTSGLPANIQLDIDGDRETERIYSLFNSYMSKLEKMQEACGSRSVYDGPEQEEYSTFIIDDPQETYKTLRQVIAGVGALEQEHAQYKRDKFKRTKYGSQEHPIGDKSFQSYIRQQSEVSTHSM from the exons ATGAAGCTGGCAGGGATGCAGTACCTGCATGTCACCCTGAAGCCCACCATAGAGGAG ATCTGCCAGAGCCACAAGCCCTGCGAGATCGACCCCGTGAAGCTGAAAGACGGTGAAAGCCTCGAAAGCAACATG GAGACGCTGCGGCAGTACGTGGACCGTGTCTTCAACGTCATCACCAAGTCGGGAGTGAGCTGCCCAACTGTCATGTGCgacatctttttttctctccgcGAGGCGGCTGCCAAGCGCTTCCAAG ATGACCTGGATGTGAGGTACACGGCTGTGAGCAGCTTCATTTTCCTGAGGTTCTTCGCTCCTGCCATCCTGTCCCCCAACCTCTTCCAGCTCACACCTCACCACACG GACCCACAGACGTCCAGGACGCTGACTCTCATCTCCAAGACCATTCAGACTCTGGGCAGCTTATCCAAGTCAAAGTCC GCCAGTTTTAAGGAATCCTACATGGCTACATTTTATGAATTCTTCAACGAGCAGAAGTATGCTGATGCAGTGAAGAAC TTCTTGGATTTGATCTCGTCCTCCGGAAGAAGAGACCCCAAGAGCGTAGAGCAGCCCCTCCTGCTCAAGGAGGG GTTCATGATCAAGAGAGCGCAAGGACGGAAACGCTTTGGGatgaagaatttcaagaaaagATGGTTCCGCCTGACGAACCACGAATTCACCTAccagagaaacaaag GAGATCCTCCGCTGTGCAGCATCCCCATCGAGAACATCCTGGCAGTGGAGCCGCTGGAGGAGGAGTCCTTCAAGATGAAGAAT ATGTTCCAGGTCATCCAGCCAGAGCGAGCCCTGTACATCCAGGCCAACAACTGTGTGGAGGCCAAGGCCTGGATTGACGTGCTCACCAAGGTGAGCCAGTGCAACCAGAAGCGACTCACCGTCTACCATCCCTCCGCCTACCTCAACGGCCACTGGCTGTGCTGCAGGGCCTCCTCGGACACGGCCACCGGCTGCTCCCCCTGCACCAG CGGCCTCCCAGCAAACATCCAGCTGGACATTGATGGGGACCGTGAGACAGAGCGCATCTACTCCCTCTTTAACTCCTACATGAGCAAGCTGGAGAAGATGCAAG AGGCCTGTGGGAGCAGATCCGTGTACGATGGGCCAGAGCAGGAGGAGTACTCGACCTTCATCATCGATGACCCCCAGGAGACTTACAAGACACTGAGGCAGGTCATCGCCGGGGTTGGGGCCTTGGAGCAGGAGCACGCGCAGTACAAGAGGGACAAGTTCAAGAGGACCAAGTATGGGAGCCA ggaGCACCCCATCGGGGACAAGAGCTTCCAGAGCTACATCAGGCAGCAGTCTGAGGTCTCCACCCACTCCATGTGA
- the C17H13orf46 gene encoding uncharacterized protein C13orf46 homolog isoform X2, producing MEKDATAAHRRHRPGPGAPPSGAKASEAAELQRSRSVGGLLQKGDPPSCIKKLCRESESEDQGKDLKCDPEEVTSHADLKEHKWEESQHILGKADRESGTAEPEEQDPESPQLEDLLEEEDKPGSSSGLGKQCLGGQPFLAGRHPVWPSCAEPACDSAPSTRPPLPAQLPSSPMSGPVSGGPGGDGPGPRAHYPRKSPLAQLVHARQPCLFGFHSQKPSVFVEIDLGDHAEEVATCATREEKRSQMDVGDLSEDETRTSWVCCIPYSTRKKVKQSV from the exons ATGGAGAAGGATGCCACAGCCGCTCACCGCAGGCACCGGCCAGGCCCCGGGGCACCTCCCTCCGGGGCAAAGGCCAGTGAGGCAGCCGAGCTCCAAAGGAGCAGGAGCGTGGGTGGCCTGCTCCAGAAGGGGGACCCCCCGAGCTGCATCAAGAAGCTGTGCCGGGAGTCAG AGTCTGAAGACCAGGGAAAGGACCTCAAATGTGACCCTGAGGAGGTCACCAG TCACGCAGACCTGAAGGAGCACAAGTGGGAGGAGAGTCAGCACATCCTCGGGAAGGCAGACCGTGAGAGTGGAACCGCGGAGCCGGAG GAACAGGACCCCGAGTCCCCACAGCTGGAGGACCTTCTGGAAGAGGAG GACAAGCCAGGCTCCAGTAGCGGCCTGGGGAAGCAGTGCCTGGGCGGCCAGCCTTTCCTGGCAGGACGGCATCCTGTGTGGCCCAGCTGCGCAG AGCCAGCCTGTGACAGCGCACCATCCACACGGCCACCTCTCCCCGCCCAGCTTCCCAGCAGCCCCATGAGCGGGCCAGTGTCTGGTGGTCCGGGTGGTGATGGCCCAGGGCCAAGAGCCCACTATCCCAGGAAGTCTCCCCTGGCCCAGCTCGTCCATGCCCGTCAGCCATGCCTCTTTGGTTTCCATTCACAGAAGCCATCTGTGTTTGTGGAGATTGATCTGGGAGACCATGCCGAGGAG GTGGCCACGTGTGCCACGAGAGAAGAGAAGCGGTCCCAGATGGACGTGGGGGATTTGTCAGAAGATGA GACCAGGACCAGCTGGGTGTGCTGTATCCCCTACTCCACCAGGAAGAAGGTGAAGCAGAGCGTGTAG
- the C17H13orf46 gene encoding uncharacterized protein C13orf46 homolog isoform X6, with the protein MEKDATAAHRRHRPGPGAPPSGAKASEAAELQRSRSVGGLLQKGDPPSCIKKLCRESESEDQGKDLKCDPEEVTSHADLKEHKWEESQHILGKADRESGTAEPEEQDPESPQLEDLLEEEVATCATREEKRSQMDVGDLSEDETRTSWVCCIPYSTRKKVKQSV; encoded by the exons ATGGAGAAGGATGCCACAGCCGCTCACCGCAGGCACCGGCCAGGCCCCGGGGCACCTCCCTCCGGGGCAAAGGCCAGTGAGGCAGCCGAGCTCCAAAGGAGCAGGAGCGTGGGTGGCCTGCTCCAGAAGGGGGACCCCCCGAGCTGCATCAAGAAGCTGTGCCGGGAGTCAG AGTCTGAAGACCAGGGAAAGGACCTCAAATGTGACCCTGAGGAGGTCACCAG TCACGCAGACCTGAAGGAGCACAAGTGGGAGGAGAGTCAGCACATCCTCGGGAAGGCAGACCGTGAGAGTGGAACCGCGGAGCCGGAG GAACAGGACCCCGAGTCCCCACAGCTGGAGGACCTTCTGGAAGAGGAG GTGGCCACGTGTGCCACGAGAGAAGAGAAGCGGTCCCAGATGGACGTGGGGGATTTGTCAGAAGATGA GACCAGGACCAGCTGGGTGTGCTGTATCCCCTACTCCACCAGGAAGAAGGTGAAGCAGAGCGTGTAG